The nucleotide window GGGAATCAGCATGAGGACGAAGTTGTGAAACGGTACTTGCGCGTAGTCCTAGTGCTTTTTCTCCCATAAATCTCCACTGCAGTTTTCCTCCAGGGAATTCCTCAGATCCTAGGCTCACCCCCACCACGCCTCCCTCCTAGGAGGATAAACTCTGCAGGGGAAGGTGGGGTGTGAGGGGGCGGGGAGCCCAACACCCCTGGGACCGGGACTGGCCTCTGCACCCATCCCAGGGTGGCTCCGAGGTCCGTTTTAGCCCTGGGCCTTGTACACAGCACAGGGGCCTCTGAAACGCAAAGGCGTCCAACTGGGccccaggcagaggaagagccTGGGGAATATCTACAAGTGAAAGGTCTGAGGGCGccccctttctttccctctctgccccaccccccaggctTTCACACCCACCCCCATAGACGGGCCCCTTTCCCAGCCATCCTCTGACCTACTGATAGCTCCACCACCCTTGGAGATTTTCTTTGGCATCTCCTGCCACCTCACCATCAGCTTGTTCAACACCCTCTCAAAAAGGGGTGTTGGTCCTGGGAGCTCTGCTGCTTGTCAAGGTCATGTCCCGCTCCCTTGCCCTGCACCCACCCCAAACACAGCTAGACTCAGTCAGTTATAAGTGGCATGGTcttgttaaaaattaatttttaaaaactttcattgTATTCTGATTATAGGAGTAAAGCACACACATTGTAGAGAAAcgatcttaaaaagaaaaaaaaaaaaagatgaagaaggatGTCCTATAATCCTTTCTCAGCCAGAGCTGCATTTTCCCTCTGGTGTATTCCATCCCAACCGATTCTATCACCTGCTTCTCCCAGGCGCCCCCAGTCTGTCCCTGACATCCCAGCCTCCCTGCTCGAGAGCCTTGAGTGGCCTCCTCGGCCCACAGTCCAGACCCTCTGCTGCCAGCCCTGTCCTCAGGGcaccccttcccttccccctgctCCAGCCCAGCCAGCCACCTGGCGGTCAGTCCCCCAGCATGCCCTGCCTCTGTTTCTTGCATCAGCCCTGGGATCTGTCTGGTTTTGTAATCTccaccccagccccgcccccacagGGCCACCTTCACCTGAAATCCCACTGTTCTTTTGAGGCCTGGTTTAGCGTAGTCACTTCCTCCCTGAAGCCATCTGAGTTGtactccaccaccaccaccccccaaaAACCTAGAAGGACCCTTTCTTCTTTTGGTCCATGGGGAAGCTGAGATTCAGTATTTGTTGACCCAGTGATTGCCTTTCTGAAGTGTCTTTCTCCCTGTAATGTCTGAGTGTTTGTGGCTGTGTCTTAGTCAaggtacagtgtctggcacacaggcCTGAACCTGCTTTATGAGGGGAGGTGTGAGCCATTGCCAGGACTGCAGACTTTGGAAGGAGTTCTGAATGCTGTGGCCCTCTCTAgagcagggccaggctggggaaggggaaCCTGTGGGAAGCAGCAGCTTGCTAGCCAGCCAGCCCACTGGGGGACTCGGGCACAGGCACAGGCGGCTGCAGGACCTGGCAGGGGGAGCTGGCTCAGAGAAGCTGCATCTTCCCCAGCCCAGGCAGCATGCCTGGAGGCACACCCTGTGGGCCCCCCAGCTGTCCCCACTGCGTCTTCTCTGTGCCTGCGGTGTGCAGTGCTGCTCACCTGGCCAGCCAGTGGGGTCAGGGCATCTTGGGCCTCAGCTGTTGTGCTAAAGAACAGGCTGAGTTCTGGGCAGGGCAGgtgctgctgggggaggggcaggtggccCCCATCCTCAGGATTTTGCACCATGGTATTTGAGTTCAAGAAGACAGTATTCCATAGTGCCAAGTCTAGGACCCTCAAAAATGGTTCTTGCTTCTGTCCTAAGGAGGCTGCTGGGTCTGTGCAAAGAGGCGGCCGCTGTTTCTGGGGCACTGCCTGGTGCTCTAAGAGGGGAGGATGATAAGTAAGGGCAGGGGAAGTGGGGGGATGGGGGAGCCTTGGGCTGGTTCTAAGCTCCAACTGCGTTATCACCATGCTTGCGCCCTGCGGGCCTGCCTCTCCCATCCCAGCTCAGCCTCAGGGCTGGTTATCTGCCCCGGGCACGATGATGGGGTTGTTTCCTGCCACCCGCCCCATCTTAGACATAAGGAGTCTGAAGGGGATGGGCAGCAGGCACCtctgagtgggggaggggcatgcCCACAGGCAGGAGTTGAGAGTGCCAGGAGCAGGCTGTGTTCACATTAGAGCCTCGCATGTCTTTGGGGTGCTCCCTGTACCTTGTTTTCTCTGCACAGCAGGTGAATGTCCCATAAATGAATGGGCACCAACAGAGTCCAAGGGCACCTTGGGATCAAACCATTCTCTGATCACATGGAATTGGCCCTTGTCCTGTTTTCACCCCTCAGGGTATCCATCCGGCAAGAGTGAGGGTATGAGCCGATGGGTAAGGTGCACAGATGCTCAACCCAAACTGTTTCCATCAGCCTCCCTCTCGTCGCCTCCCTCCTCATGTCAACAAGGTTTCCTTGTGCAGAGAGGGCTGCACATCTATCTGTGCAGGTGGTGTCCCATGAGGGGTGAACTGGGCACCCATGGGCCACATCCCACCATAGAGGATAGTGGCACCCGGTCACAGGGCCACAGGCACGGGTGCCTCAGGGAGCAGAGACCACTGACACtgagcagaggtcagagtgaaCAGGCCCCTCCCCACAACCAGCTTTCTCTGCTGGCACCCCAGGACAAGGCTGGGTGACAGAGTGGGTTTCTGGATGGcagacatttcttcttttcctgaagGAAGGGAGGATAGTCATTCATCAGAGGGAGAGCTCTGAGTGAGTGGGCCCAGAGCCCTCCTGTAACATTTTGGAAACTGTCGCCCTCGGCCCACTGGGCCTGAGCACAAGGAATCTGGAAATTAAGGAGTTAGGGAAGCCTGTCTCTCTGTGCTCTCTCTCCAGGTCTGCTACCTGTGCCACAGCCTCCTGACACTGGCCGAGGTGGTGGTCAGCTGCCAGGACATTACTCCAGAGCAATGGGTGAGTCTCCCATGCGGCTGGCCTGGAGCCCAGCTGCTGTCAGGAACTGCAAAGAATGGGAGACTGAGAAAGAGGCAGGCCTAGGGAGCCAGgcctcttccttcccccaccATCCCAAGAGTGCTCCCTGGGGATACTGACCCGAGCCCCCGGCAGGTGCCCTGTacctctcctccctttcctggTTGACTTCTGAGCAGCCACTCAACTgtgtccctctttttctctgacttgttctccctcctccctgactATGGATGTGCCTGGCCTGTGTCATACCCTCCCCCTCGCTCACCTCTGCAGGGGGAGCTGCAGCTGCTGTGCATGCAGTTGGACCGCCACATCAGCACCCATATCCGGGAGAGCCCCCAGGCCATGCACCGGACCAAACTCAAGGATCTGGCTGCCCAGACCTACATCCGCTGGCAGGAGCTGCTGACCCACTGCCAGCCCCAGGTGGTGCCCCCCTCAAGCCCCCCAGActtgggaggggagggaagtggtCAGGCGGCTGACCAGCAACAACAGCGAGTCCACCCCAACTACAGCTGCTGAGCTCCTGGCTGGGAGATGGGTGGAGAGGGCagtgtgggggagggtggagacgCCTCAGAGGACCTTCATCATCCTTATCAAGAGTCCAGTGCCTAGTGTGGGGATGTGGTGAGTGGGGTACAGAGAGGCCAACTTCTGAgcaaatgcaaagaaaaacttCATCCTGGAGAGGGAAGAGCCTGGGCCAGAGTACCAGTTTGTTGTGAGCAGTGCCAGGAAGGGACACCAGAGGCACCAGCTGTCCGCCCTCTGCCTGCTTGTCCTGCAGCCCTGAGGCTGGCCTCCTGCTCTGCTAGGAGAAACACTCCCAGGCTGCCCTAGTCCCTCCAATTTCTAGAGCAATAACCTCCACACACCTAATTTTCTCAGATTCTCTAGGTAATAATAttcatagctaatatttattgaatgaagacCCTTTTCTCCATGAATCCACATAACCCCCATGGGGCAGGTATAGttatgatcccattttacagatgaacaagcTAACCAAAGTCACTGAGAGGTTAAATAGCTTGCCCCATCACACCCGCAGCATGTAAATGTCAGAACCAAGGCACAGAGCCAGCCTGACTCCAGGCCTGCAGACTTAAGCATCGTCCAGTCCCTACTCTGGCAGCCTCCCTTCTGGCCTCGGTCCCTCCAGCAGGCAGTACCAGCTGGCTTAggggccctcccctcccccagcccccaacccttGATGGAGACAGCTGGGTCTGGTGAGAACTGTTTCTCCACCCACCCTCCCAGTGCTCCGTGGCTCCAACTTGCCTTTCCACCGACTTCTCCCTGCCTGTCCTTCCCTCTATAACCTCTGACTTGGGGCTGACACATCAGCCACAGGCTGTGGCTTGGGTCTCAGATTTCACAAGTCTCTGAGAAAGCTGGGGAGCAAACCTCACCCTCAATCCCCAAGGAACTAGATCACACTGGTCTCTGGTGGGAAACAAGGTGTTTgtcatgaaaagaaagagaagtgattCGTGGCCTGGTCCAGCCAGGGGGCAGGCCCCACCTTCCTTTCACACCGCCGCCCTGGGCCTGCGAGCAGTGAGTAGAGGGAACCCAGGCAAGGCTGTGGTCAAGTGGCCTGTGGACTTGCCGTGTCCTTGCCTGCACTGTGAGCCTCAGGACTCTCGTTGCTCAGCACCTGGCGTAGAGGAGGCCGGTAGTGGATGATGAATGGATGCTGGAGAGTTGGGGAGCCTCAGGGTGCTGGGCACCAGCCGGGCCTGGCTATCGGCTTCTGTTTCCCTTCTTGCCACAGGCCCAGTACTTCAGCCCCTGGAAAGACATCTAATGGAGCAGGGCAGGGGGCCCAGGGCTATTGGCTCTGGCAGGAAGTGAACAGGGCCCAGGGAACTGGAGGAAGCGAAGAATGGACACCAGAGGAGGACCAGTCTGACGAAGCAAGAGCTGCCTGCCCCATTGCCCTGACCCTGCCGGGCGAGGGGTCCCTGTGTCTCTGCCTGGCCCACCCTCAGCTCTGCTTCCGCTCCCAGCCGTCTCCTCTTCCCCCGAGGCCTTTGTCTCCGCAGCTCTGGTTTCCCTgggcctccccaccctccctcctctctctctgtcactaATGTGAAGTTTCTTTGTGCATACTAAAGTCTTATTTCAGTGTCAGTGgtttaaaagatttccttcaatcCCTATCCTGAGGGCTCATGCCCAGCATCCAGTTTCCTGACATCTCTGCTTGAGCTTTGCCGTTCTCACCTCCGACAGCCCAGCCTTGTGTCTGGGTCTTCGGCCCCGCCCCCTGCAGCAGAGGGCTGTTTGTAAATCCTGAGGAAGAGCAGTTGGTTACTCCTGTGGCCCCAGAGCTGTCAGAAACCCAGGGAGCAGGGATGGGGAACATTTGTTTGGACCCGGTCTGGGACCACTCCCCACTGGCTGCCTCCACCAGGGAGGATCTACAGAATGAGATGGTGGATCAGGGCTGTAATTACACTTAATTCAGTTTATTGTTGAGCTCTGAAATCAACTCCCCAGATTTAGGAGAGAGGGGGTGGTGCCAAAAGACAATTCCAGTTACTGCTTTTGCTTTCCCTCAGCCTTACCCAAGATGAGTGTTGTGGGCCCTGATCCCTGATGGGGTGCTGGATGTCTCTGACCTGCCCACCTTGGGAAGTGAGTGGGCCCTGTGTACCCTGAGGAGATCCCTGGCATCCACTTTCTCTGCCCACTCCTCCAACCCTGAGAATCCATTTCCAGTCTCTGGCCCCTCCTGACTCTTTCTGGGTTGGGGTGGGGTTTTGCAGGGCCATAAGAGATAACAAGAAGTAGCAGAGGATAGCCTGTGCCCACTCCTCAGCTCAACCCGAGTGTCCACCAATGGAGCTTTGCCATGGCT belongs to Equus asinus isolate D_3611 breed Donkey chromosome 6, EquAss-T2T_v2, whole genome shotgun sequence and includes:
- the FAM178B gene encoding protein FAM178B isoform X4; amino-acid sequence: MRPSSLRQYLGSATSPPCQKQQPKASAELDHKVCYLCHSLLTLAEVVVSCQDITPEQWGELQLLCMQLDRHISTHIRESPQAMHRTKLKDLAAQTYIRWQELLTHCQPQAQYFSPWKDI